From the Chaetodon auriga isolate fChaAug3 chromosome 17, fChaAug3.hap1, whole genome shotgun sequence genome, the window ATTGATGGACCTGATAAATATTAGAAACGCATGTCAGTATAAGGCAGTAAATGTAATGCAGTATAAAGTTAGGCTGCTTTAAATCTGTTAAACATATTGTGGTGTATTATACCCCTGTCCCTGTGTGCAGTCGTGAACATGAAAGATAAGGTCTTCTTCATGGGAATTTGGGATTTTTGTATGACtgtttttcattaattcattcgTATTGGGGTTGTTTTTCACCATAAATCACAGGAGACCTTCATTTATTAGCCAAATCACAAATTATTCTCTGGTCAGGAAATTTGCTGGGTGACATTATAAATGGATATAGCAATGTACAATTATAGATGTTCTATATTGATTTATCCCCCAGTTCTAAAAGGCTATTTCCACAGTCCAACCAGTTCTTTATTGTAACTTGCGTTCTTTAAATTTAATATTTCCCATTTCACTGTCATAAACCCAACACTGTTTATGTCCTGGCTATtcgtcctctgtctgtcttatcGTTGTTGCAGCTTCTTTCGATGACAATCTGGTAAAAGTTCCAACATGTAGTAGACGATGGtgcattttaaagtaaaatatcaAGTAGTTTAAATGATAATTAACAAGAGGGCAGCTTATTCTGGCTCTTGATAAATACTTTCTTTAACATATCTCTTTTTGCAAGTTGCTGCAGTCTTTATTCGttttctgcagcagtttttaaaacagttgttgttgttgctgtgaagTCTGTTGGGGAGAGCTCATGTTTCCTGTGTGATAGCATGTCAGTTGATTTAAAGCACTGTCAGCCATGTCAGGGATGGGGAAGTACAGCTACAGTCAGAGGATAAGTAGAGACTGTTAGAATGagtttgacacagtgtcatATTCTCTGTTTAACTGACAGACATCCTGCCCAAGAAGATCCTGGCTCGAGATTACCTGAAATCTTTGGAGCAAATGCAAGAAGAGGACGctgatctttaaaaaaaaaaaagaaagaaagaaaaaaagaaaaaaaaaagtacactgGCTGTGTTTGGGGAGATGTTAGCAAATGTACACGCCATTCACTGAGAGCAACACGACTGGCAGAAGAGACACCCTGAACTTTCTCAATGCTTTTAAATACATTGACAGAGTTCAGCTGCAGGGTACATGGAAGAAATTTGTGGACATGGAGCTGCAAGTAAAGTCATGCATGGCAGATATGAGATCAAGAGAAGACTCAGACTCAACACTCAACAACATGCAGAGGCTTTGTGGAACATAGAAGTTGTCCCGTATGCCTAAGATAAATGCTCGATGCCAGAAATCTAAATTTGTAACAGCCTAAACAAAGCAGCCGGAGATGAATCATAATGCAATCAATCAAATCGTGAAGTTCTCCGCAGAATTGATCACCTCTATAAAGACTATATTTTTGTGTAAGCTACTGTTGTTGCTAATAAATGATGGACTTGAATAGTAGATAACAGAACAATTTTGCATTTGCCTCATGTTCCCAGATTTTAGCAGGTTTTTTGGTAGCAGTGTCATGTAAATTTCACACTTGTTTTCCATGTTCAATTATCAGGAGGAGAGAATTATTTTATCCTAATAACTTGCAGTCCTGTATGAGCTCACTCCATGTAACAGACCAGGACAATGTGAATCCATTCCACACAGCTGGAGCACATATGTCTCCGCTCCAGAGTTATTACTGCCTTTAAAATATGTTAGGTCACCACTTTATTTTAGAAATGCTGTCAGACCTTGatttcaaagtgaaatgtgCTGATGTTACTGACTGTAAGATATGCATTGTAGCTTTTTTCAAAAGATATTGTCATATTCCAGTTCTGAATAGTTTATCGTGAATACTTGAAAGTTGTTTGAACGAATTAGAAGTACAAATACCTCTTTTCTTTCACAGCTTAACTACAAAGCGACTGAACATGTCGTGTCTTTCCAAATGAAAATCCGCACTCAGCCTACTCGATGTAACTATTTAAAGTGTATATATAACAGCTGATCACCTTACAAGGCGTCTTCCTCATAAATTTACAAAATGATTGTTTAGATTTGATATTAAAATAAAGATTGATGAGGTCTGATATTCATGTTGCACCATGTGTTTTACACCGCGATCTTGGAGAGATGGACTTGAATGATGTGTTGAACACTATCTCTGTTTCAAGCTTCACGTGTCTTTGGGTTTTAGTAGATGCTGTTAGTGTAACCATGAAATCTCCGTGTGgaagtttatttatttctgctgatTCTAGGTTACACGTGTTACTTTGGGTGGTTTTTTGATGACACAAGGTGCATATCGAGTGTGCTTTGTCCTCATAATACAGACGTAAACTAAAGCATGCATGCCATTTGCTACATTATTGGGCAATCCGttaatacataaatacaattcaaataaaggaagaagaagaagcaacaGGTCTTTCTCATTGTCACTGTTGCAGGAGTTTGTAGAGTCGAAGCTGCATGTTAAGCAGAGTCTTCTCTAAAGTAGAAAAATGATTCTCCAGGTTGTTTGCCATGTGTTCTCTTCCGTCTATGGCGTCCCTTGTGTTGGTAAGATGCTCCTTCATGCTGAAAGTGATGACAAACCACAGTTTAACGTTTGAAACACTACTACATATGAGACATATTCACCACAATTCATAGCTGTCCAGGAGGACTAAATTTCTCTCACATCTAATAGAGAGAAAGCACTGAGCTGCATTCATTCCCCAAAAGCGTTTTAGTGCCAGAGCTTCGTCTCGGCCAGATGTCCCAACAGATGACTGTTGAAATGACTCAGCTGCTTGTCTGGATGCTGTTTCCACTCTGTCCGCTTTGGCATTCGAGCAGTGTTCTGTTTGCGCCAAATAAGCAACACTGATCTGGGGATCCTGATTCCCTCACTAACAGTGACTTAGGAATAATCCCACAGCTGGCCTTGGATCAGTATTTAACATTACACACTTAATTTGTACAGTGGGGCTGTTGCTATATTTTGTGACTGATCTCCGAAAAGGTTAGTTCTAATGTTCATATATAGAGTTGAGGGAGAGCAGTTATAAGCACATCACGTGGGTGCAAGGCTATCAGAAAACAGTAAATGATAAAAAGGCAATGCCTGCACACTTACTCCACGCCACAAAAGTTGAATAATGACCATGTTTCGATTCTACTTGAATCTTGCTCACGTCAGAATGTTTAAAAGTGGAAACCACACCcatatttttttcatcatgCACACTGCCCAGGATGATTACttcatgggctcaggaacatttcctaAAActtgtcggtaaacacagttcatttgtaaatgactgcagtctgtttttatgtacGTTTTACACAATGTCCCTACTTTTATGCAGTCAGAGTTGTACCTAATGCCACTTAATTCAATAAGAAATCATGGGGCACATACAACatcacaaagacacattcaagACAAAACGGGGGACCCCAGTGTTTAGGGATTTGAATGACACTTGTTAGATGAGTAGTTGGGGTCAGAGGAGAGGGTTATGTATTCCTCCTTTTTGCTGAAGAAAGAgtagttttgatttttttagGATAGCTGGGGAGGGTCATTTGACATCTCATATCTCATCAAAAAGGCTCAAGTTCCAAGGAAAAGTGTAGAAATACTGAGCAGGGTCTTGCTTTTTTCTAGAATTAAATATAAGATTCAGCCCCTGTCTCTGCCCCAGTGATGTTCATACAATCCCTGAGGTTATTTAATCCATCGTTTGGTCCATGGACTTCTCTTTCTTACCTTGTGAGGACcctgttttcctttccttctttcctcttctcctccagagagacaaacacctTCTCCATGGTCTGCATGGTTTCCACCACATTCTGGTGGTCTGAGTGGATCCCCTGGACCTCCTCTGTGGCTTGGAATTGGTAGGAGatgcctccctcctccaccccactGGAGGTGGACACAGCCTGCAGGGCAGCCCTGTTCTGGAGAACCAGCAGACGGGACCTGGCAAACTCCTCAGGTCCAGCTATGTTCTCCCAGCAGATCGCAGAGGACGGAGGCAACCAGAAGCGCTGGGTGCAGTTGACTGGTTTTTCTGGGGTCTCTGTTATGAAGGGGCTGTCAGCAGGGAAGCTGTGGAGCAGGTGCAGGAGGGATGATCCAGAGCCCCAGTCCAAATCCTCAAAGTCTGGTTCCCCAGACTCTTGTTCAGGGGGAAAAGTAGGAAGAGGCCCTGCTGTCCCTGCACCCTCTGCTGGGAAGCAGACCCCCAacaggaaggagcaggacaGGCAGAGCACAGCCCTGCTCACTGCCCCCTGGACCATCTCCAAACTGGaacatgaaatacacacacacacacacacacacacacacacacacacacacacacacgcagagcagcTGTAATGGTTGGAAAGACCATTTGTTGGCATCATGACAGACTTTATCCACGAAACGTTTTCCATTGTGGTCTTTTCCTCTGACAACGCTTTTGAATCATTCACACAAACGGTCCCCTCTCACCAACACAGAACAGACACCACTGCATTCTCATCCTCTGTTGGGACGCAAATAACAATAAGAAGTAAAAGTGGGAAGTAACTGAGTTAAagttactcaagtactgtacttaagtagCCTACAGTTTTGATGCTTTtctattttactgttttatacttgtacttcactacatttcagagataaatattgcactttttactccacatttatttgacataaTTATCAGTTATTTACAGATCAATATTTCACATAAAAAGgatttggaaaaaaacaacacattgttacagattaaacCAGTTGTTTCCAACGTTTTTGCTTGTGACACCTTACAATTAAACAATGCGCTGCTGGGGCTTGAGATGTTTCAGACGTTATTTCCCCTCTAAACTTCTGACATGTTTCTATCAAACTGTACTCAGATTTGTTTAAAcgacaacagtaaaatgctggtTAATGTCCTATAATAATATATCCGGTACAAGGGCAAAATAAGTACTTACTTGCTTTGATATTAAAAGTAGTATTTTCACACTGCTGTATTAATCCTGAAGAGTTAAGTTTCTGCAGGTAAGAATATCCGTGAAGCTCGTCTTGGCATAAAACTGCGCCAACACAGGCTTGAAGTGATTttaccttcaaaataaaagtataaatTATCATACGTTTGCTAAAAACAACACACGGGTTAATGACAGTGGATTCCGTCTGTGTGCTGCTACATATTTCTCCATCAAGAGCCGTATTTTTTACTCTCTAAGAGCCTGCAGCATACATGTATGCTTTCCCTCAGTTTTCATTATTACCGGAAGTTTTATTCTCAGTTTGGTAGCTTCACGGTTCGCCCGCACGAGAAAGTTTAGAAAGTAACAGAGCGCAGCAGCTAATCCACAActcctgcacactcacacaaacatcttCGTCCTCTTTACCACGCAACAGCTTCAGTTATGTCTCGTCTTTGAACGCGTCTTACCTCTCAAAGAAACCCCAGCGGCGACGaggcagtgtgagtgtgtgtgcgtgtttgagaatgtgtgtgtatgcgtgtgtgcgagCTGCGACGCTCCTCTGGTGCCTGAAGTCGTCGGAAAAAATGAGTCGTTGGCTGCAGCCTCTTACATGCGATCTGCCTGGCCCGGTAACAGCGAGTCAGGAGCGAGGATTTTCCGTCAGAGTCAGTGATGGAGTAATTAAGACAGTGAAATACACTTGTAGTCTGGCTGTGAGGGTATTAAGATCTACAAGTACAAACACCAAATACACATGCTGGGAGAAGAAAGTGTCTCTTGCAGGGATTTTCTGTGACTTGTGCCTAAttaaaaatgtggattttgttaTTAAAAGTACTgatttgctgccttttctcCCTCTAAAGACTCCAAGTCCATCTGTGAATGGAGTCGGAGGTGTGATGTTCCAGGTATTTATGAGCCGTTTTACAATGTCCTAAACAGGACCAGCCAGGCTTGAATTTGACCCATTTTGAACCCAAAATGTCCTTAAACATCGTGCAATCATACCTGGGCATTGAAACAGTTGGCGGCCAGTTTAAATATACCCATAAATATGttattattctgctgttttaaGTACAAACAAAGGTTTTTATATCTACCCAAACTTTGGAGGAACTTCACATTAATTCACACcatctgtgtttatttagtGAGTGTTTTGAATGGCCAGGGAATTTATATTACACCCTGACATAAGCACCCAGGAATGGGAAACACACTTTGGCACAAACAGTCGAGTGTGTTGTAATTTTAAGGCAGGACTGGAGATGAAGCACAAACCACCAATCTTAAATTATGTAATGTGAATCTCAGGAtaaactgtaaaacataaaccCAATAAGGGAtctctctctgcagtcctgTCCACACACATGCTTTGCCTTTGATCTAcagatggtggtggtggcagcagccaGATGTTGTTTTCAGGTCCTGTTGATGACTTTCAACCCATTTGGGGAACAAAGAGTAGACATTAGGGTTAGCAGTATCATTCAGATGAAGTGAGTTTTTGACCCAATGGTGAAATAAATCAGTTAGAAAAGCCAGAAGAA encodes:
- the LOC143335590 gene encoding uncharacterized protein LOC143335590 isoform X1, which gives rise to MFVLEMVQGAVSRAVLCLSCSFLLGVCFPAEGAGTAGPLPTFPPEQESGEPDFEDLDWGSGSSLLHLLHSFPADSPFITETPEKPVNCTQRFWLPPSSAICWENIAGPEEFARSRLLVLQNRAALQAVSTSSGVEEGGISYQFQATEEVQGIHSDHQNVVETMQTMEKVFVSLEEKRKEGKENRVLTSMKEHLTNTRDAIDGREHMANNLENHFSTLEKTLLNMQLRLYKLLQQ
- the LOC143335590 gene encoding uncharacterized protein LOC143335590 isoform X2; the protein is MVQGAVSRAVLCLSCSFLLGVCFPAEGAGTAGPLPTFPPEQESGEPDFEDLDWGSGSSLLHLLHSFPADSPFITETPEKPVNCTQRFWLPPSSAICWENIAGPEEFARSRLLVLQNRAALQAVSTSSGVEEGGISYQFQATEEVQGIHSDHQNVVETMQTMEKVFVSLEEKRKEGKENRVLTSMKEHLTNTRDAIDGREHMANNLENHFSTLEKTLLNMQLRLYKLLQQ